The Gemmatimonadota bacterium genome has a segment encoding these proteins:
- a CDS encoding carbohydrate-binding family 9-like protein, translated as MAHSCWTLLFLATVAPAVVAGQDPPRRYAAPFLASAPIIDGRLDDAVWRGVPWSDVFVDIEGAARPAPTWRTRMKIAWDRGHLYIAADLEEPDLWATLTTRDAVIFHDHDFEWFIDPDGDTLRYFEFEINALGTVWDLFLDKPYRVGGKADNGWTITGLRSAVHLDGTLNDPRDRDRGWSVEMAVPWAAFADGGRTVVPPAPGSQWRINFSRVEWDLDTRDGRYAPRLGTDGKRLPEHNWVWSPQGLINMHVPERWGFVEFLPPTRTP; from the coding sequence ATGGCTCATTCATGCTGGACCCTCCTGTTCCTTGCCACCGTCGCACCGGCCGTCGTGGCGGGGCAGGATCCACCGCGCCGGTATGCGGCGCCCTTCCTGGCATCGGCCCCGATCATCGACGGGCGGCTCGACGATGCCGTCTGGCGGGGAGTCCCCTGGAGCGACGTCTTCGTCGACATCGAGGGCGCCGCCAGGCCAGCGCCGACCTGGCGCACGCGGATGAAGATCGCCTGGGATCGCGGCCACCTCTACATCGCTGCGGACCTCGAGGAGCCCGACCTCTGGGCCACGTTGACGACGCGCGATGCCGTGATCTTCCACGACCACGACTTCGAGTGGTTCATCGATCCGGACGGGGACACGCTGCGCTATTTCGAGTTCGAGATCAATGCGCTCGGCACTGTCTGGGATCTCTTCCTCGACAAGCCGTACCGCGTCGGCGGGAAGGCCGACAACGGCTGGACCATCACCGGCCTCCGGAGCGCGGTGCATCTCGACGGCACGCTGAACGATCCCCGCGATCGCGACCGCGGCTGGTCGGTCGAGATGGCGGTGCCGTGGGCGGCGTTCGCCGATGGCGGGCGTACGGTGGTCCCTCCCGCGCCGGGGAGCCAGTGGCGCATCAACTTCTCCCGCGTCGAATGGGACCTCGACACGCGCGACGGTCGGTATGCCCCGCGGCTCGGCACTGACGGGAAGCGGCTCCCCGAACACAACTGGGTCTGGTCCCCGCAGGGGCTCATCAACATGCACGTCCCCGAACGCTGGGGATTCGTCGAGTTCCTCCCGCCAACACGCACGCCGTGA
- a CDS encoding TIGR01777 family protein, translating into MSRPLVLERRTPIATTAAALWRWHAAPGAFERLRPPWEQVEVLARSGDVLEDGLQVTVGVRRGPIALRWALRHEAVRPGIGFDDVQVRGPFAAWRHEHRFGDHAGGALLDDTITATLPGGSLGRALGAPLLARQLDRMFRYRHDVTRHDLEQQMTTPLTPMRIAITGATGMVGTALTPFLTAQGHTVVPVSRRALPGGIQWDPEAGVIRAADFEGLDAVIHLAGENIAAARWTAVRKEALRHSRVGPTALLARTLAGLARPPRTLVSVSAIGIYGDRGEEVLTEASSLGHDFLGDLGTAWEAAAAPATEAGIRVVHPRFGIILTPEGGALAKMLPVARLGLNGPLGGGQQWMSWIALDDVLGALHHLLAHEAIRGAVNTVAPGAVRNRDFAHTLGHVLGRPAFLPVPAAALKLLFGEMADAALLGSAHVVPGVLEATGYRFRYPTLDAALRHLLGR; encoded by the coding sequence GTGAGCCGGCCGCTGGTGCTGGAGCGGCGGACACCGATCGCCACCACGGCCGCCGCACTCTGGCGATGGCATGCGGCACCGGGCGCGTTCGAGCGATTGCGGCCGCCGTGGGAGCAGGTGGAAGTCCTCGCCCGGAGCGGCGACGTGCTCGAGGACGGCCTGCAGGTGACCGTGGGCGTTCGTCGTGGCCCGATCGCCCTGCGGTGGGCGCTTCGCCACGAGGCGGTGCGGCCTGGAATCGGCTTCGACGACGTGCAGGTGCGCGGGCCATTTGCGGCCTGGCGTCACGAGCACCGATTCGGCGATCACGCCGGTGGCGCCCTGCTCGACGACACCATCACGGCCACGCTGCCCGGCGGGTCGCTCGGCCGCGCTCTTGGTGCACCGCTGCTTGCCCGCCAACTCGACCGGATGTTCCGCTACCGTCACGACGTCACCCGCCACGACCTGGAGCAACAGATGACCACCCCACTCACGCCGATGCGGATTGCCATCACCGGCGCCACGGGAATGGTGGGCACGGCACTGACTCCATTCCTCACCGCACAGGGCCACACCGTCGTCCCGGTGTCGCGCCGGGCACTGCCAGGAGGGATCCAATGGGATCCCGAGGCAGGCGTCATCCGCGCCGCGGACTTTGAGGGGCTCGACGCGGTGATTCATCTCGCGGGCGAGAACATCGCCGCGGCCCGGTGGACCGCAGTGCGGAAGGAGGCACTCCGACACAGTCGCGTGGGACCCACCGCGCTGTTGGCACGGACACTGGCCGGGCTCGCGCGCCCACCGCGCACACTGGTGTCGGTCTCCGCCATCGGGATCTACGGCGATCGTGGCGAGGAGGTGCTGACAGAAGCGAGCAGCCTCGGCCACGATTTTCTGGGTGACCTGGGCACCGCGTGGGAAGCAGCGGCCGCACCAGCGACCGAGGCCGGCATTCGGGTGGTCCATCCGCGCTTCGGCATCATCCTCACGCCCGAGGGCGGTGCCCTCGCCAAGATGTTGCCGGTGGCGCGGCTCGGCCTCAACGGCCCACTCGGTGGCGGTCAGCAATGGATGAGCTGGATCGCGCTCGATGACGTGCTTGGCGCGCTGCACCACCTGCTGGCCCACGAGGCGATTCGCGGCGCCGTGAACACGGTGGCGCCTGGTGCGGTCCGCAATCGCGACTTTGCCCACACCCTCGGGCACGTCCTCGGCCGGCCGGCCTTCTTGCCCGTGCCTGCCGCCGCGCTCAAGCTTCTCTTCGGCGAGATGGCGGATGCCGCGCTGCTCGGGAGCGCCCATGTCGTGCCTGGCGTCCTCGAGGCGACCGGCTACCGCTTCCGCTATCCGACACTCGACGCGGCACTGCGACACCTGCTCGGACGCTGA